A single Dermacentor albipictus isolate Rhodes 1998 colony chromosome 3, USDA_Dalb.pri_finalv2, whole genome shotgun sequence DNA region contains:
- the LOC135900646 gene encoding exosome complex component RRP43-like: MAAEFMLLQSRLHLAQRQGPYERSDGRDLNERRPTALNIGSISTADGSALVKMGCTTVVCGVKAELAEPAVTTPKQGFIVPNVDLLPLCSPMFKTGPPSEQAQALSKMMLDVLTSSESINLEKLCIEEGKLSWCLTVDLTCLDYDGNMAEACILAATAALCSLTLPKVVTSDGEVNVLLEREKVDISDGPLAATFAVLADDTIVVDPTHEEECLAAETFTVVLNADDNICGVHKPGGFALGIDQMSQHVEIARKLVKDTRDLLSTALSNVTECTA, encoded by the exons ATGGCGGCAGAGTTCAT GTTACTACAGTCTCGGCTTCATTTGGCTCAACGCCAG GGACCGTACGAAAGATCTGATGGGAGAGACCTGAACGAGAGAAGACCAACGGCTTTAAACATAG GATCTATATCGACCGCTGACGGATCAGCGCTTGTTAAGATGGGCTGCACAACAGTAGTCTGCGGTGTGAAAGCG GAACTTGCTGAACCGGCCGTCACTACTCCGAAACAAGGGTTTATCG TGCCAAATGTGGATCTGCTGCCTCTCTGTTCACCAATGTTTAAGACAGGACCTCCGAGTGAACAGGCCCAGGCTTTAAGCAAGATGATGCTCGACGTTCTGACCAG TTCAGAAAGCATAAACCTAGAGAAGTTGTGCATAGAGGAAGGCAAG CTTTCTTGGTGTCTTACTGTTGATCTGACGTGTCTGGACTATGATGGAAACATGGCAGAAGCGTGCATCTTGGCTGCCACTGCTGCGCTCTGTTCATTAACGCTGCCCAAAGTGGTCACAAGCGATGGTGAAGTCAATGTGTTACTGGAAAGAGAGAAGGTAGACATtagcgatggacccctggcagccacATTTGCGGTCCTTGCAGATGATACTATTGTGGTTGACCCAACACATGAAGAAGAATGCCTTGCTGCAGAGACCTTCACAGTCGTCTTGAATGCTGATGACAACATCTGTGGAGTTCACAAACCAG GTGGCTTTGCCCTTGGCATTGACCAGATGTCCCAGCATGTGGAAATTGCAAGAAAGCTAGTGAAGGACACTCGTGATTTGCTTTCTACAGCTCTGTCTAATGTAACTGAGTGCACTGCATAG